A genome region from Arachis duranensis cultivar V14167 chromosome 6, aradu.V14167.gnm2.J7QH, whole genome shotgun sequence includes the following:
- the LOC107493095 gene encoding protein LIFEGUARD 4: MIPKTDVEQGGGSGAGAGAGAGERPLYPMMLESPQLRWSFIRKVYCIIAFQLLITIAVASVVVFVRPIAHFFVGSTAGLAVYIVLLIAPFITLCPLFYYHKRHPINYFLLFIFTVTISFAIGLTCAFTSGKVILESVILTTTVVIGLTLYTFWAARRGHDFSFLGPFLFGALLVLMVFALIQILFPLGKVSMMIYGCIASIIFCGYIVYDTDNLIKRFTYDEYIWASVSLYLDIINLFMSLLTIFRAAE, encoded by the exons ATGATTCCAAAAACCGACGTAGAGCAGGGTGGTGGCAGTGGCGCCGGCGCCGGTGCCGGTGCCGGAGAGAGGCCTTTGTATCCGATGATGCTGGAGAGCCCGCAGCTACGGTGGTCCTTCATACGCAAGGTGTACTGTATAATCGCCTTCCAGCTTCTGATCACAATCGCCGTGGCCTCCGTCGTGGTCTTCGTTCGTCCAATCGCGCACTTCTTCGTCGGTTCCACCGCCGGCCTCGCTGTCTACATCGTTCTGCTCATCGCTCCTTTCATAA CGTTGTGCCCGCTTTTTTATTACCACAAGAGACACCCTATCAATTACTTCCTCCTCTTCATTTTCACCGTTACTATTTCTTTCGCCATTGGACTCACTTGTGCTTTTACTAGCG GGAAAGTCATTCTAGAATCTGTGATATTGACTACTACAGTAGTGATCGGCTTGACTCTCTACACATTCTGGGCTGCAAGGAGAGGCCATGATTTCAGTTTCCTCGGCCCCTTCTTGTTCGGAGCGTTGCTAGTTCTTATGGTCTTTGCCCTCATTCAG ATTCTGTTTCCACTTGGTAAGGTTTCAATGATGATCTATGGTTGCATCGCCTCAATCATATTCTGTGGATACATAGTATATGACACAGACAACCTTATCAAGAGGTTCACCTATGACGAATACATATGGGCTTCAGTCTCCTTGTATCTAGACATCATCAACCTCTTCATGTCTCTGCTTACTATTTTTAGAGCTGCTGAATGA